The following are encoded in a window of Lacinutrix sp. WUR7 genomic DNA:
- a CDS encoding sensor of ECF-type sigma factor gives MKTTYLLLFTLLFSLSTFAQKMDRDKIKALKIAHITEQLDLSEKEAQDFWPIYNANEEAENKLRNESFEKIKEQTPNDLSENDAKSILLKMLSIKKEKQELDTKYLNDLLKILPAKKVLTLMQANRSFKHKMIEQFKQRHKGEKQEYKN, from the coding sequence ATGAAAACAACATATTTATTATTATTTACATTACTATTTTCTCTAAGCACATTTGCTCAAAAGATGGATAGAGATAAAATAAAAGCACTTAAAATCGCTCATATAACCGAGCAATTAGATCTATCCGAAAAAGAAGCACAAGATTTCTGGCCTATTTATAATGCAAATGAAGAAGCTGAAAATAAACTAAGAAATGAATCTTTCGAAAAAATAAAAGAACAAACTCCTAATGATCTTTCTGAAAATGATGCTAAATCCATTTTACTTAAAATGCTAAGTATCAAAAAGGAAAAACAAGAATTAGACACAAAATATTTAAACGATCTTCTAAAAATTCTTCCTGCAAAAAAGGTATTAACACTTATGCAAGCCAATCGCTCTTTCAAACATAAAATGATTGAGCAATTTAAACAAAGACACA
- a CDS encoding RNA polymerase sigma factor, whose protein sequence is MLNETLFLQQLKSKNSKEQAFKELVTQYKERLYWHIRNIVKSHDDTDDVLQNTFIKVFKNIDNFKGDSKIYSWMYRIATNEAITHINKNARRLQITNEETQELAINNLQSDVYFEGDEIQLKLQQAIATLPQKQQLVFNMKYFQDIKYKDMSEILETSEGALKASYHIAVKKIESYLTNK, encoded by the coding sequence GTGTTAAACGAAACACTTTTTTTACAACAGCTAAAGTCTAAAAACTCTAAAGAGCAAGCTTTTAAAGAATTGGTTACGCAATACAAAGAACGATTATATTGGCATATTAGAAATATTGTAAAATCTCATGATGATACAGACGATGTACTACAAAACACTTTTATAAAGGTGTTTAAAAACATCGACAATTTTAAAGGAGATAGTAAAATTTACTCTTGGATGTATAGAATAGCAACTAACGAAGCTATTACACATATAAATAAGAATGCAAGAAGATTACAAATCACAAATGAAGAAACGCAAGAACTAGCAATTAATAATTTACAATCGGATGTGTATTTTGAAGGAGACGAAATTCAATTAAAATTACAACAAGCCATTGCTACTTTGCCACAAAAACAACAACTGGTTTTTAATATGAAATATTTTCAAGACATTAAATATAAAGACATGTCTGAAATATTAGAAACTAGCGAAGGTGCATTAAAAGCATCTTACCATATAGCAGTAAAAAAAATTGAAAGCTATTTAACGAATAAATAA
- a CDS encoding ABC transporter ATP-binding protein has translation MDYLKKISQFIIPYKKYGYLNIFFNVLYALFSTLAMVSLMPMISVLFGETKKLNIKPVYKGINEFKSFAGDYLNYFVTITNENEGPQRTLLYMIILIISLFLLKNIFNYLALYFITFLRNGVLKDLRNSIYNKVLTLPISYYSEKKKGDIIARISGDVNEVKNSLLAVLELIVKEPLTIVFAIVTMFTISPRLTIFVFIFIPIAGLIISRIGKSLKKKSGRVQQEQGVFLSTLEETLGGLKVIKGFNAEERFNNKFQESTNRFYHFSNTLLNRQNLASPVSEFLGIATIAALLWYGGSMVLIDKTLTGSAFISYMALAYQILTPAKAISKASYKVKAGNAAADRVLEIIETPSLLEDKPNAITKTDFTKAIDINNISFKYEDHLVLKNFTVNVPKGKTVALVGQSGSGKSTIANLVTRFYDVNEGNISIDGEDIRNLTKKSLRSLIGLVTQDSILFNETVKNNILIGNPNATDEEVIEALKIANAWEFVKDLPKGIETNIGDSGGKLSGGQKQRLSIARAVLKNPPIMILDEATSALDTESERLVQVALENMMKNRTSIVIAHRLSTIQNADQILVMQKGQIAEQGTHKELLAKNGVYQKLVEMQSFE, from the coding sequence ATGGATTATTTAAAGAAAATCTCTCAATTTATAATTCCGTATAAAAAATATGGTTACCTCAACATTTTCTTTAATGTACTCTATGCACTGTTTAGTACATTAGCAATGGTATCGTTAATGCCAATGATAAGTGTATTATTTGGTGAAACTAAAAAGCTAAATATAAAACCAGTTTATAAAGGTATTAATGAATTTAAATCGTTTGCAGGTGATTATTTAAACTATTTTGTAACTATAACAAATGAAAACGAAGGTCCGCAACGTACCTTGTTATACATGATTATTTTAATCATTAGTTTATTTTTACTTAAAAATATATTTAATTATCTCGCATTGTATTTTATTACATTTTTAAGAAATGGTGTTTTAAAAGACTTAAGAAATTCTATTTACAACAAAGTACTAACGCTACCTATTTCTTATTATTCTGAAAAGAAAAAAGGAGATATTATCGCTCGTATTTCAGGAGATGTAAACGAAGTTAAGAACTCCTTACTTGCTGTTTTAGAACTTATAGTAAAAGAACCATTAACCATCGTCTTTGCCATTGTAACCATGTTTACCATTTCTCCAAGGTTAACTATTTTTGTTTTTATTTTCATTCCTATAGCTGGATTAATAATTTCTAGAATAGGAAAAAGTTTAAAGAAAAAATCTGGAAGAGTACAACAAGAACAAGGTGTCTTCTTATCTACTTTAGAAGAAACTTTAGGAGGACTTAAAGTAATAAAAGGTTTTAATGCGGAAGAACGTTTTAATAATAAATTTCAAGAATCCACTAACCGATTTTATCACTTTTCAAATACATTACTTAATCGTCAAAATTTAGCTTCACCTGTAAGTGAGTTTTTAGGTATTGCAACTATTGCAGCTTTATTATGGTATGGTGGAAGCATGGTTTTAATAGATAAAACACTTACAGGTAGTGCTTTTATTTCTTACATGGCTTTAGCGTATCAAATATTAACTCCAGCAAAAGCAATTAGTAAAGCTAGTTATAAAGTAAAAGCTGGTAATGCAGCGGCAGATCGTGTTTTGGAAATTATTGAAACACCTTCTTTATTAGAAGACAAACCAAATGCTATTACCAAAACAGATTTCACAAAAGCTATAGATATTAATAATATCTCTTTTAAATACGAAGACCATTTAGTTCTTAAAAACTTTACAGTAAACGTACCAAAAGGAAAAACGGTTGCACTTGTTGGACAATCAGGATCTGGTAAATCTACCATTGCTAATCTGGTAACCCGTTTTTATGATGTAAACGAAGGCAATATTTCTATTGATGGTGAAGACATTAGAAACCTTACTAAAAAATCCTTACGAAGCTTAATAGGATTAGTAACACAAGATTCTATTCTATTTAATGAAACCGTAAAAAACAACATCTTAATAGGAAATCCTAACGCTACAGATGAAGAAGTTATTGAAGCACTAAAAATTGCCAATGCTTGGGAGTTTGTTAAAGACTTACCTAAAGGCATAGAAACTAATATTGGTGATTCTGGAGGGAAACTATCTGGCGGACAAAAACAACGACTAAGTATTGCTCGAGCAGTTTTAAAGAATCCTCCCATTATGATTCTAGATGAAGCTACTTCTGCTTTAGACACAGAAAGCGAACGTTTAGTTCAAGTAGCTCTAGAAAACATGATGAAAAACAGAACCTCTATTGTAATTGCGCACAGACTATCTACCATTCAAAATGCAGATCAAATTCTAGTAATGCAAAAAGGACAAATAGCAGAACAAGGAACACATAAGGAGCTTCTTGCTAAAAATGGTGTGTATCAAAAGCTTGTAGAAATGCAAAGCTTTGAATAA
- a CDS encoding phospho-sugar mutase — protein sequence MIHIEPELLKRVNSWLTPAFDEETQTYIKDLIATNPKELKESFYKDLEFGTGGMRGVMGIGTNRINKFTLGRNTQGISNYLHQSFPGEKIKVAIAFDCRHNSKSLAKVVADVFSANNIEVFLFEDLRPTPELSFALKYLNCHCGIVLTASHNPPEYNGYKVYWQDGGQLVPPQDAEIIDTINNLDYAEIKFEANEDLIKYIGKEVDDVFIDASIKNGTFETSAQAKDNLSIVFTSLHGTSITIFPETLERAGYKNVHIVEEQREPNGDFPTVKSPNPEEPEALKMALELAEKTNADIVIGTDPDADRLGVAVRDLEGKMIILNGNQTMVLMTDFLLKQWKKNNKLKGNEFVATTIVSTPMVAALAKSYATDCKIVLTGFKWIAKLIKDYSNLDFIGGGEESFGFMVGDFVRDKDANTSSLLAIEIAAQAKANGSSLYKELIKLYVAHGLYKEHLISITKKGIEGAQEIKQMMIDARENPLKEVNGSKVVKIEDYQLSITKDLNSGEETSIDVPKSNVLIYYTEDGSKIALRPSGTEPKIKFYISVNTTLENASNFEATQNKLALKIDAIIKDLKLN from the coding sequence ATGATACACATAGAACCAGAATTATTAAAAAGAGTAAACAGTTGGTTAACTCCGGCTTTTGATGAGGAAACACAAACCTATATCAAGGACCTAATTGCAACAAACCCAAAAGAACTAAAAGAATCATTTTATAAAGATTTAGAATTTGGAACTGGTGGAATGCGTGGTGTTATGGGAATTGGAACCAACCGAATTAACAAATTTACGCTAGGAAGAAATACACAAGGTATAAGTAACTACTTACACCAATCTTTTCCTGGTGAAAAAATAAAAGTTGCCATCGCTTTTGATTGTAGACACAATAGTAAATCACTAGCAAAAGTAGTTGCAGATGTATTTTCTGCAAATAATATAGAAGTCTTTTTATTTGAAGACTTACGCCCTACTCCAGAACTTTCATTTGCCTTAAAATATTTAAACTGTCATTGCGGAATTGTTTTAACAGCATCTCATAATCCACCAGAATACAATGGCTACAAAGTATATTGGCAAGATGGAGGACAATTAGTTCCGCCACAAGATGCTGAAATAATTGACACCATCAATAATCTAGATTATGCAGAAATTAAATTTGAAGCAAACGAAGATTTAATAAAATATATAGGAAAAGAAGTAGATGATGTTTTTATTGATGCATCTATTAAAAATGGAACCTTTGAAACTTCAGCGCAAGCTAAAGACAATTTAAGTATCGTATTCACTTCTTTACACGGAACATCTATTACCATTTTTCCTGAAACGTTGGAACGTGCAGGTTACAAAAATGTGCATATTGTTGAAGAACAACGCGAACCTAATGGAGATTTTCCAACGGTAAAATCACCAAACCCTGAAGAACCTGAAGCTTTAAAAATGGCTTTAGAATTAGCAGAAAAAACAAACGCAGATATTGTAATTGGTACAGATCCAGATGCAGATAGATTAGGTGTTGCTGTTCGAGATTTAGAAGGAAAGATGATTATTCTAAACGGAAATCAAACCATGGTATTGATGACCGATTTTCTATTAAAACAATGGAAAAAGAATAACAAATTAAAAGGAAATGAATTTGTGGCAACTACTATTGTATCTACGCCAATGGTTGCAGCTTTAGCAAAAAGCTATGCTACAGATTGTAAAATTGTATTAACAGGCTTTAAATGGATTGCTAAATTAATAAAAGATTATTCTAATCTAGATTTTATTGGTGGTGGCGAAGAAAGCTTTGGTTTTATGGTTGGTGACTTTGTAAGAGATAAAGATGCCAATACATCATCATTATTAGCTATTGAAATTGCAGCACAAGCAAAAGCAAACGGAAGCTCATTATATAAAGAATTAATAAAACTTTATGTAGCACATGGTTTATATAAAGAACATTTAATTTCTATCACTAAAAAAGGAATTGAAGGTGCACAAGAAATCAAACAAATGATGATTGATGCTCGTGAAAACCCTTTAAAAGAAGTAAATGGTTCTAAAGTTGTTAAAATTGAAGACTATCAATTGTCTATAACTAAAGATTTAAATTCTGGAGAAGAAACTAGCATCGATGTACCAAAATCTAATGTACTTATTTATTATACGGAAGATGGTAGTAAAATAGCTTTAAGACCAAGTGGTACAGAACCTAAAATTAAATTTTACATTAGCGTAAATACCACTCTAGAAAATGCTTCCAATTTTGAAGCTACACAAAACAAATTAGCTTTAAAAATTGATGCTATAATAAAAGACTTGAAGCTTAATTAA
- a CDS encoding glycosyltransferase family 2 protein, translating to MNISVVIPLLNEQESLTELHDWIAKVMQSNHFSYEILFIDDGSTDDSWKIITQLSQKDTNVKGIRFLKNFGKSQALHAGFEKAKGNVVITMDADLQDNPDEIPELYHMIVKDGFDLVSGWKKKRYDSFISKNMPSKLFNWAARKTSGVQLHDFNCGLKAYHNDVVKNIDVNGEMHRYIPVLSKNAGFTKIGEKIVQHQARKYGETKFGIDRFIHGFLDLITIWFLSRFGKRPMHLFGALGFIMFAIGFGFALYLGIDKLFLNPTGRLITQRPQFYISLVTMIIGTQFFVAGFLGEIILRTKSDKKRYLVKEEINLPSI from the coding sequence ATGAATATATCAGTAGTCATACCACTACTTAACGAACAAGAATCTTTAACAGAGTTACATGATTGGATTGCAAAAGTTATGCAATCCAATCATTTTTCTTATGAAATCCTTTTTATTGATGATGGTAGTACAGATGATTCTTGGAAAATCATTACCCAATTATCACAAAAGGACACCAATGTAAAAGGTATTAGATTCTTAAAAAACTTTGGAAAATCACAAGCATTACATGCCGGATTTGAAAAAGCAAAAGGCAACGTTGTCATTACAATGGATGCCGATTTACAAGACAATCCAGACGAAATACCAGAACTATACCACATGATTGTTAAAGATGGTTTCGATTTGGTTTCTGGTTGGAAAAAGAAACGTTACGATTCTTTTATATCCAAAAACATGCCTTCTAAACTTTTTAATTGGGCAGCACGAAAAACATCTGGAGTTCAACTGCATGATTTTAATTGTGGTTTAAAAGCATACCATAATGATGTTGTAAAAAATATAGATGTAAACGGTGAAATGCATCGTTACATTCCTGTACTTTCTAAAAACGCTGGTTTCACAAAAATTGGTGAAAAAATAGTACAACATCAAGCTAGAAAATATGGAGAAACAAAATTTGGTATAGATAGATTTATACATGGTTTTCTAGATTTAATAACCATTTGGTTTTTATCTAGATTTGGAAAAAGACCCATGCACCTTTTTGGTGCTCTTGGTTTTATAATGTTTGCCATAGGATTTGGTTTTGCATTGTATTTAGGTATAGATAAACTATTTTTAAACCCAACAGGTAGATTAATAACCCAACGCCCGCAATTTTATATCTCTTTAGTTACCATGATTATTGGTACGCAATTTTTTGTTGCTGGGTTTTTAGGCGAGATTATATTAAGAACAAAATCAGACAAAAAACGCTATTTAGTTAAAGAAGAAATTAATTTACCGTCCATTTAA
- a CDS encoding DUF4199 domain-containing protein, with protein MESQNVSVGSFAKNYGLVLGLILVLITVIMYVTGMQLEGIQWPMYLYYIIFPAIIIYAISQYKKSNANLLSLRQAIKIGLLVAVISALVFAVYSLIFNYIIDPEFQGLAMEAVRDKLLENPNLTEEIVDKQMDMMEKFSSPLIANAAFIAFSSIFGLIYSLIGGLVMKKEA; from the coding sequence ATGGAATCACAAAATGTATCAGTTGGCAGTTTTGCTAAAAATTACGGATTAGTATTAGGATTAATTCTAGTTCTAATAACAGTTATTATGTATGTAACTGGTATGCAATTGGAAGGCATACAATGGCCAATGTATTTGTATTACATCATTTTTCCAGCAATAATTATTTATGCTATTAGTCAATACAAAAAAAGTAATGCTAATCTTTTAAGTTTAAGACAAGCTATAAAAATTGGTTTATTAGTAGCCGTAATTAGTGCGCTTGTATTTGCTGTGTACTCTCTAATTTTCAACTACATTATAGATCCAGAATTTCAAGGCTTAGCAATGGAGGCTGTTAGAGATAAACTATTAGAAAACCCAAATTTAACCGAAGAGATCGTTGACAAACAAATGGATATGATGGAAAAATTTTCTAGTCCGTTAATAGCAAACGCTGCATTTATAGCCTTTAGCTCTATTTTTGGCTTAATTTATTCTCTAATCGGTGGATTAGTAATGAAAAAAGAAGCATAA
- a CDS encoding type B 50S ribosomal protein L31, translating to MRKGIHPENYRLVAFKDMSNDDVFLTKSTADSSETLEVDGVEYPLIKMEISRTSHPFYTGKSKLVDTAGRIDKFKTKYAKFKK from the coding sequence ATGAGAAAAGGAATACATCCAGAAAATTATAGATTAGTAGCATTCAAAGATATGTCAAATGATGATGTGTTTTTAACAAAGTCTACTGCAGATTCGTCTGAAACATTAGAAGTTGATGGTGTTGAATATCCATTAATAAAAATGGAGATTTCAAGAACATCTCACCCATTTTACACTGGTAAATCTAAATTAGTAGATACAGCTGGTCGTATTGATAAGTTTAAAACTAAATACGCTAAGTTCAAAAAATAA
- a CDS encoding GlmU family protein, producing MNYILFDGPSRNQLLPFTYTRPVADIRVGILTIREKWEKHLGSTTTTITEDYLSEKYPMVEMEKNVMINASYLPDYELVEMINSLEENQAIFNDDEVIAFFTVEAQEDIDLSTYEAIEYNQEILKIENSWDIFSKNGEAIQEDFELLTKGRQSQPIPSSNNIIAAENIFLEEGAKLEFATLNASSGPIYIGENAEVMEGSIIRGPFALCNNATVKMGAKIYGPTTVGPHSKVGGEVNNSVLFGYSNKGHDGFLGNSVLGEWCNLGADTNNSNLKNNYAEVRLWSYETAGFARTGLQFCGLMMGDHSKCGINTMFNTGTVVGVCANIFGSGFPRNFVPSFSWGGNSGFTTYLTKKAFEVAKVVMSRRDIDFTEEDEAILEHVFSDTKKWRSSY from the coding sequence ATGAATTATATTCTTTTTGATGGGCCTTCACGTAACCAATTACTTCCATTTACATATACACGCCCTGTTGCAGACATTCGTGTTGGTATTTTAACTATTAGAGAAAAATGGGAAAAACATTTAGGATCTACAACCACTACTATCACAGAAGATTATTTATCTGAAAAATATCCAATGGTGGAAATGGAAAAGAATGTAATGATAAATGCATCCTATCTTCCAGATTATGAGTTGGTAGAAATGATTAATTCGTTAGAAGAAAATCAAGCTATTTTTAACGACGATGAAGTTATTGCTTTTTTTACTGTAGAAGCACAAGAAGATATAGACTTAAGTACTTACGAAGCTATTGAGTATAATCAAGAAATTTTAAAAATTGAAAATTCTTGGGATATTTTCTCTAAAAATGGAGAAGCAATTCAAGAAGATTTTGAACTTTTAACAAAAGGAAGACAATCACAGCCAATACCAAGTTCTAATAATATCATTGCAGCAGAAAATATCTTTCTTGAAGAAGGAGCAAAGCTAGAATTTGCAACTTTAAATGCTAGTTCTGGACCAATCTATATTGGCGAAAATGCAGAAGTCATGGAAGGAAGTATCATTCGTGGGCCTTTTGCATTATGTAATAATGCAACAGTAAAAATGGGAGCCAAAATTTATGGCCCAACTACTGTAGGACCGCATAGTAAAGTAGGTGGAGAGGTAAATAATTCGGTATTGTTTGGGTATTCTAACAAAGGGCATGATGGCTTTTTAGGTAATTCTGTTTTAGGAGAATGGTGTAACCTTGGCGCAGACACAAACAACTCTAACCTTAAAAATAACTACGCAGAAGTTAGACTTTGGAGTTATGAAACAGCGGGTTTTGCAAGAACAGGTTTGCAGTTTTGCGGACTAATGATGGGAGATCATAGTAAATGCGGTATTAATACAATGTTTAACACTGGCACAGTTGTTGGAGTTTGTGCAAATATATTTGGAAGCGGTTTTCCAAGAAATTTTGTGCCAAGCTTTTCCTGGGGAGGAAATAGTGGTTTTACAACATACTTAACTAAAAAAGCTTTCGAAGTTGCTAAAGTGGTAATGTCTAGAAGAGATATTGACTTTACAGAAGAAGATGAAGCAATTTTAGAACATGTTTTTAGCGACACTAAAAAATGGCGAAGCAGCTATTAA
- a CDS encoding PD40 domain-containing protein produces the protein MKNIFWVCFVMLLCISFKGFSQIDKINIVNLKLNDENNHFGVSYLEDNKIVFTSNLLTRRGKQEFLNGTPLVALYQGEIDQEGEIIDVAPLPSKLDGDAFNMSAAAFYTTDKKYMVITTNVYNTTRDANLSQKASKLRMEIGEYIEGIGWTNFKVPSFCNPRSSYGHPAISPDGKYMYFVSTMRGTLGGTDIFRVAINENNVFGKPENLGPKVNTRKKELFPFIGKDNALYFSSNRPKGKGQLDIYKCEILEDGTFSEAELLDDPINSRFDDYSFMLNDNSESGYFTSARPKGKGGDDLYYFFTN, from the coding sequence ATGAAGAATATATTTTGGGTTTGTTTTGTAATGCTGTTATGTATTAGTTTTAAAGGGTTTTCACAAATCGATAAAATCAATATTGTTAACTTAAAACTTAACGATGAGAACAATCATTTTGGAGTCTCTTATTTAGAAGATAATAAAATTGTTTTCACATCCAATTTGTTGACTAGAAGAGGAAAGCAAGAATTTCTTAATGGCACACCTTTAGTAGCCTTATATCAAGGAGAAATAGATCAAGAAGGCGAAATTATTGATGTTGCCCCGCTACCAAGTAAGTTAGATGGTGATGCTTTTAATATGTCAGCAGCCGCTTTTTATACAACAGATAAAAAATACATGGTGATTACTACCAATGTTTATAATACTACACGAGATGCTAATTTATCGCAAAAAGCATCCAAATTAAGAATGGAAATTGGGGAATATATAGAAGGTATAGGTTGGACTAACTTTAAAGTGCCTTCTTTTTGTAATCCGAGATCTTCTTACGGACATCCAGCAATTAGTCCAGACGGTAAATATATGTATTTTGTTTCAACAATGCGTGGGACTCTTGGTGGTACAGATATTTTTAGAGTGGCCATTAACGAAAATAATGTTTTTGGAAAGCCAGAAAATTTAGGTCCAAAAGTAAATACTAGAAAAAAAGAACTTTTTCCATTTATAGGTAAAGATAACGCCCTTTATTTTTCATCTAATAGACCAAAAGGAAAAGGACAACTAGACATTTATAAATGTGAAATTCTTGAAGATGGAACTTTTAGTGAAGCGGAATTACTAGACGATCCAATAAATTCTAGGTTTGATGATTATAGCTTTATGCTTAACGATAATTCAGAATCGGGTTACTTTACTTCTGCTAGACCAAAAGGAAAAGGTGGAGACGATTTATACTATTTCTTCACCAATTAG
- a CDS encoding lysoplasmalogenase has translation MFILKNKFYFSILYFSILIIDIIVKFGLDAIPFRFITKPLIVVSLVLFYWMNSNEKSKRNFVFMVLALFFFLLGDIFLIFKDVSLLFSLGMLGFIFGKLFFTFRFSNQNDFKLVRLLPVVIFCFVYIFVVLNIIYDNLGDYFIPVLVYLFVAMLTLQFAYLRKSGVDTKSYLSVGIGILFSVVADSVAVLAQFYENNFFYDKVTVILFYGISQYLIVMGIIEEKAKIDNSFYEDVSIGI, from the coding sequence ATGTTTATTTTAAAAAATAAATTTTACTTTTCTATACTCTATTTTTCCATTCTTATAATTGATATAATAGTAAAATTTGGACTAGATGCTATTCCTTTTAGATTTATCACTAAGCCTTTAATAGTTGTTTCTTTAGTCTTATTTTATTGGATGAATAGTAACGAAAAGTCTAAGAGAAATTTTGTTTTCATGGTTTTAGCTTTATTCTTTTTTCTTTTAGGAGATATATTTTTAATATTTAAAGATGTTTCTTTACTTTTTTCCTTAGGGATGTTAGGCTTTATTTTTGGTAAATTGTTTTTTACTTTTAGATTTTCTAATCAAAATGATTTTAAATTAGTTAGATTACTTCCTGTAGTTATTTTTTGCTTTGTTTACATATTTGTAGTTCTAAATATTATATATGACAATCTAGGAGATTATTTTATTCCTGTTCTAGTTTATCTGTTTGTAGCTATGCTTACATTACAGTTTGCTTATTTAAGAAAGTCTGGGGTAGATACTAAAAGTTATTTATCCGTTGGGATTGGAATTTTATTTTCTGTAGTAGCAGATTCTGTTGCCGTTTTAGCGCAGTTTTATGAGAACAATTTTTTTTATGATAAGGTTACCGTTATACTATTCTATGGTATTTCGCAGTATTTAATTGTAATGGGTATCATTGAAGAAAAAGCAAAGATAGATAATAGCTTTTATGAAGATGTTAGTATCGGAATCTGA
- a CDS encoding ABC transporter substrate-binding protein: MKFRFLVFILFLGCVTKKENKNTVFRYNEHKNIGSLDPAFAKDNADIWAIHQLFNGLVQMDENLNVQPCIAKSWSISPDALTYSFLLRDDVNFHKHVLFNKDSTRNVIASDFEYSFHRLKDKKVASSGSWVLNKVEHFKAINDSVFQIQLKQPFPAFLGLLTMKYCSVVPKEIVTHYGSDFRANPIGTGPFRFKRWEENIKLVFRKNVDYFEKDANGNPLPYLEAVAITFLPDKQSEFLQFAQGNLDFVSGLDASYKDEILTATGALRDTYVPDVNMIRGPYLNTEYLGFYMDTEANVVQSKLLRQAVNFGFDRKKMMTYLRNGIGIAANGGFIPKGLPGYNATIGYNYQPEKAKSLVAKYINETGNKTPEITLTTTSNYLSFCEYIQRELKKTGLNIKVDVVPASALKEAKANGKTDMFRASWVADYPDAENYLSLFYSKNFAPNGPNYTHFKNEQFDLWYEKAFIETNTLKREKLYSKMDSLVMQESPIIPMFYDEVVRFTRKNVNGLGINPINLLELKQVSKK; encoded by the coding sequence ATGAAATTTCGCTTTCTAGTTTTTATCTTGTTTTTAGGTTGTGTCACCAAAAAAGAAAACAAAAATACTGTGTTTCGCTATAACGAGCACAAAAATATAGGTTCTTTAGATCCAGCCTTTGCTAAAGACAATGCAGATATTTGGGCAATTCATCAATTATTTAATGGATTGGTACAAATGGATGAAAACTTAAACGTGCAGCCTTGTATTGCCAAAAGTTGGTCTATTTCTCCCGATGCCCTTACCTACTCCTTTTTACTTCGTGATGATGTGAATTTTCATAAGCATGTTCTTTTTAATAAAGATTCTACCAGAAATGTTATTGCTAGTGATTTTGAATATAGCTTCCATCGGTTAAAGGATAAAAAAGTAGCTTCATCTGGAAGTTGGGTATTAAACAAAGTGGAACATTTTAAAGCAATAAATGATTCTGTTTTTCAAATACAATTAAAACAACCTTTTCCTGCCTTTTTAGGATTGTTAACCATGAAGTATTGCTCTGTAGTACCAAAAGAAATTGTTACACATTATGGTAGCGATTTTAGAGCAAACCCAATTGGTACTGGTCCATTTAGATTTAAGCGTTGGGAAGAAAACATCAAACTCGTTTTTAGAAAGAATGTCGATTATTTTGAAAAAGATGCAAATGGAAATCCCCTTCCTTATCTAGAAGCTGTGGCTATTACCTTTTTACCAGATAAGCAAAGTGAGTTTTTACAATTTGCACAAGGTAATTTAGATTTTGTATCTGGTTTAGATGCTTCCTATAAAGATGAAATTTTAACAGCAACTGGTGCGCTTCGAGATACGTATGTTCCTGATGTAAACATGATTCGTGGCCCATATTTAAACACTGAATACCTTGGTTTTTATATGGATACGGAAGCTAATGTAGTACAATCTAAATTGCTTAGGCAAGCCGTAAACTTTGGTTTCGATAGAAAAAAAATGATGACCTATTTAAGAAATGGGATTGGTATTGCTGCAAATGGAGGTTTTATTCCTAAAGGACTTCCTGGTTATAATGCAACTATAGGTTATAATTATCAACCAGAAAAAGCGAAAAGTTTAGTTGCAAAATATATAAACGAAACTGGAAATAAAACCCCAGAAATCACACTTACTACCACTAGTAATTACTTGAGTTTTTGCGAATATATACAACGAGAATTAAAAAAAACAGGACTAAATATTAAAGTAGATGTCGTTCCTGCTTCCGCTTTAAAAGAAGCAAAGGCTAACGGAAAAACAGATATGTTTAGAGCAAGTTGGGTTGCAGATTATCCCGATGCTGAAAATTATCTTTCTTTATTTTATAGTAAGAATTTTGCGCCAAACGGACCGAATTACACCCATTTTAAAAATGAACAGTTTGATCTTTGGTATGAAAAGGCTTTTATAGAAACGAATACTTTAAAAAGGGAAAAATTATATTCAAAAATGGATTCCTTAGTAATGCAAGAATCTCCAATTATTCCTATGTTTTATGATGAAGTTGTTCGATTTACAAGAAAAAATGTCAACGGTTTAGGAATAAATCCAATTAATTTATTAGAATTAAAGCAGGTTTCCAAAAAATAA